In Panacibacter ginsenosidivorans, the following proteins share a genomic window:
- a CDS encoding circularly permuted type 2 ATP-grasp protein, with amino-acid sequence MFNALQYLQVNDLHLKDRLAGELFMNQGITFTVYSDNAGIERILPFDIIPRIITGKEWDHVEKGIQQRLKALNLFLKDIYNDQEIIKAGVIPAELAGPELIPPTICG; translated from the coding sequence GTGTTTAATGCACTCCAGTATTTACAGGTAAATGATCTTCACCTGAAAGACAGGCTGGCCGGTGAACTTTTTATGAACCAGGGTATAACTTTCACCGTGTACAGCGATAATGCAGGTATTGAAAGAATATTACCTTTCGATATTATTCCACGCATCATTACAGGCAAAGAATGGGATCATGTAGAGAAAGGCATTCAGCAAAGATTGAAAGCGCTGAACCTTTTCCTGAAAGATATTTACAATGACCAGGAAATTATAAAGGCAGGTGTAATACCTGCTGAGTTGGCTGGGCCGGAATTGATCCCACCAACAATATGTGGGTAA
- a CDS encoding TCR/Tet family MFS transporter — MRNKKDAALGFIFVTLLIDSIGFGIIIPIMPDLIREMIHGDLSKASVYGGWLTFSYAFMQFVCAPVMGGLSDKYGRRVVLLCSLFGFAVDYMFLALAPTIAWLFVGRIIAGMMGASFTTASAYIADISTPEKRAQNFGLIGAAFGLGFIIGPGIGGQLSHYGLRFPFYAAAGLALINWLYGFFILPESLSKQNRREFEWKRANPFGMIKQLRKYPSLTGLLISLILVYLSAHAIQSTWTFYSMEKFNWTRETVGYSLTFVGVILAVVQGGLIRVIIPKLGQQRSAYVGLLLSTAGLILIAFASQGWMMYAFVIPYALGGITGPSIQSIISQTIPLNEQGEIQGALTSLMSATSIIGPVMMTYIFRYFTSSTAPVIFPGAPFIMAALLTLSSAIIAYRNFKGKPVFRRA; from the coding sequence CATTTTCGTAACACTGCTTATTGACTCTATTGGCTTCGGTATCATTATTCCAATAATGCCTGATCTTATACGAGAAATGATTCATGGAGACCTCAGCAAGGCATCTGTGTATGGAGGCTGGCTTACTTTTTCTTATGCATTTATGCAGTTTGTTTGCGCCCCGGTAATGGGTGGATTAAGTGATAAATATGGGCGTCGCGTTGTGTTGCTTTGTTCCCTTTTTGGATTTGCCGTAGACTACATGTTTCTTGCACTGGCGCCAACTATAGCCTGGCTTTTTGTGGGTAGAATTATTGCCGGTATGATGGGTGCAAGTTTTACAACAGCCTCAGCATATATAGCAGATATTAGCACACCTGAAAAAAGAGCGCAGAATTTTGGTCTTATAGGCGCAGCATTTGGATTAGGTTTTATTATTGGCCCGGGTATTGGCGGTCAGCTTTCGCATTATGGTTTGAGGTTTCCTTTTTATGCAGCAGCTGGTCTTGCTTTGATAAACTGGTTATACGGTTTTTTTATTTTGCCAGAATCTTTGTCAAAACAAAATCGCAGGGAGTTTGAATGGAAAAGAGCCAATCCTTTTGGTATGATCAAACAACTTAGAAAATATCCATCACTTACCGGTTTACTTATTTCATTGATACTGGTTTATCTTTCTGCACATGCTATTCAAAGTACCTGGACATTTTATAGCATGGAAAAATTTAACTGGACACGTGAAACAGTGGGCTATTCTTTGACTTTTGTTGGCGTTATACTTGCTGTGGTGCAGGGCGGTTTGATTCGTGTTATTATTCCTAAGCTTGGTCAGCAGCGCAGTGCGTATGTGGGTTTATTATTATCCACTGCAGGTCTAATACTCATTGCATTCGCATCACAAGGATGGATGATGTATGCTTTTGTTATTCCTTATGCACTGGGTGGAATTACAGGACCTTCAATACAGTCAATCATATCACAAACAATTCCGCTAAATGAGCAAGGGGAAATACAAGGTGCATTGACAAGTTTAATGAGCGCTACTTCTATTATCGGACCTGTTATGATGACCTATATATTTCGCTATTTTACCAGCAGTACAGCACCTGTTATTTTTCCTGGTGCACCTTTTATTATGGCTGCACTTCTTACGTTAAGCAGTGCGATTATTGCTTATAGAAACTTTAAAGGTAAGCCTGTCTTTAGAAGAGCATAA
- a CDS encoding c-type cytochrome has translation MFTTNKNKLVVLLALGAFATFGMMAYTPDKPQEGYKNLQVLPKDISHEDLDKVMHGFNDALGVKCMYCHVHEGDDFRQGWKFDSDDKPEKGIARHMLRMTMGINSTYFNFENSTRTDTIHAVTCITCHRGIAHPDAKGIQEQMAGGMGGMKMSPPPPPPTPPGAPNKN, from the coding sequence ATGTTCACAACCAACAAAAACAAACTTGTAGTGCTATTAGCATTAGGTGCATTTGCCACATTTGGCATGATGGCCTATACTCCAGACAAACCGCAGGAAGGTTATAAAAACCTCCAGGTGCTGCCCAAAGATATTTCTCATGAAGACCTTGACAAAGTGATGCACGGCTTCAATGATGCGCTCGGTGTAAAATGTATGTATTGCCACGTGCATGAAGGAGATGATTTCAGGCAGGGATGGAAATTTGACAGTGATGACAAGCCTGAAAAAGGAATTGCACGACATATGCTGCGCATGACCATGGGAATTAACTCAACCTATTTCAATTTCGAAAATTCGACCAGGACCGATACAATACATGCTGTTACATGTATTACCTGTCACAGAGGTATAGCTCACCCGGATGCCAAGGGTATACAGGAACAAATGGCAGGCGGTATGGGTGGCATGAAAATGTCTCCACCACCTCCACCACCAACTCCTCCAGGTGCGCCAAATAAAAATTAA
- a CDS encoding beta-galactosidase, protein MLYNKIFFGAFCMLFMTLCSTPTNNAQSNENEKENTTASNQNNSGTNNASTNNIVYNTTGKYNSIWGVWGGGELTSDQMTKYSFLKGWYIVYQWRKLEPQKDNFDWNYFDEQMKFAADHNLAIGFMVWVGPHSPEWLYSNGVPKVTSQTVKRSGEFPYYLDKTYKDRYYNMLAKISEHIKKMPPKIRDKVVMWMSAEGSTGDPQPYKGLLDDSKYNISEQQWFDFKKEVWTYMYKLCASENPSVHLLVNQANDGKYFNWLFNNLPGVWMKAGDISHTYQFNGELDFYDRMKKMETKTQQDISSSRLRGEITVQGTWFNQNESWNMYALLTSALHFGLDIFNAAPKYLQNPTDTIAFNFFNLYAGQKVASESPGAFCVLKDALDAADTKRFPESKYGPVLDPEKVTNYTREVEKKKMKAIKTGDAEDEDNDEDQGAVESTAKNNNLSEERINKILQEYSAYGAKRGDFSDLDATPESDNSAETYKQTRTTTKDGRPLNAKRQEKLAAKTKKGAGKDQSTNYQKKREANMVINDIGVNLIPDNYYRFLTQYSPNTTSRGYWRVGPGNQPYGRFARGFEAKTGRTEMFFALDKTFFKDNTSQKKVSIKIIYLDKGTGSWSLNYFDGSAKKEAYKVICTNSGNWQTKLVTIDAVFAQKLEHSCDISIKYLSGDNTIFNSIEILR, encoded by the coding sequence ATGTTATACAACAAAATCTTCTTTGGCGCTTTCTGTATGCTTTTCATGACGCTTTGCTCAACCCCTACAAATAACGCACAAAGTAACGAGAACGAAAAAGAAAATACCACCGCTTCAAATCAAAACAATTCTGGTACAAATAACGCTTCAACCAATAATATAGTATATAATACAACTGGAAAATACAATAGTATTTGGGGTGTTTGGGGGGGTGGAGAATTAACTTCTGATCAAATGACAAAGTACAGTTTTCTCAAAGGCTGGTATATTGTTTATCAATGGAGAAAATTGGAACCTCAAAAAGATAATTTTGACTGGAATTATTTTGACGAACAAATGAAATTTGCTGCTGATCATAACCTTGCAATTGGTTTCATGGTTTGGGTAGGGCCACACAGCCCGGAATGGTTGTATAGTAATGGTGTTCCAAAAGTTACCTCCCAAACAGTTAAAAGATCTGGAGAATTTCCTTATTATCTGGATAAAACTTACAAAGACCGATATTACAATATGCTCGCTAAAATATCTGAGCACATAAAAAAAATGCCCCCAAAGATCAGGGATAAAGTTGTTATGTGGATGTCAGCAGAAGGAAGTACAGGAGATCCGCAACCTTATAAAGGCTTGCTTGATGATTCAAAATATAATATCTCTGAACAACAATGGTTCGATTTTAAAAAAGAAGTATGGACTTACATGTATAAGCTCTGTGCATCTGAAAACCCAAGTGTTCATTTACTCGTTAACCAGGCAAATGATGGAAAATATTTCAATTGGCTATTTAATAATTTACCGGGCGTTTGGATGAAGGCAGGGGATATCTCGCACACTTACCAATTTAATGGCGAATTGGATTTTTATGATCGAATGAAAAAAATGGAAACTAAAACGCAGCAAGACATCAGTTCAAGTAGGCTACGTGGCGAAATCACTGTTCAGGGTACATGGTTTAATCAAAATGAAAGCTGGAATATGTATGCTTTATTAACATCAGCACTTCATTTTGGTCTGGACATTTTTAATGCAGCTCCAAAGTATCTTCAAAACCCTACTGACACAATTGCCTTTAATTTTTTCAATCTATATGCTGGTCAAAAAGTAGCTTCAGAATCACCCGGTGCTTTTTGCGTTTTAAAAGATGCATTGGATGCCGCAGATACAAAGCGCTTTCCAGAATCGAAATATGGGCCAGTTCTCGATCCTGAAAAGGTTACCAACTATACAAGAGAAGTAGAAAAAAAGAAAATGAAAGCCATCAAAACAGGTGATGCCGAAGATGAAGATAATGATGAGGACCAGGGTGCTGTTGAATCTACAGCTAAAAACAATAATCTCTCTGAAGAAAGGATTAATAAAATTTTACAGGAGTACTCTGCTTATGGGGCTAAAAGAGGAGATTTTAGTGACCTTGATGCTACACCAGAAAGTGACAATAGCGCAGAAACATATAAACAAACACGCACTACAACAAAAGACGGCAGACCACTAAACGCAAAGCGCCAGGAAAAATTAGCGGCTAAAACTAAAAAAGGTGCGGGTAAAGATCAGTCAACCAATTACCAGAAAAAGAGAGAAGCTAATATGGTTATCAATGATATCGGCGTAAATCTCATCCCCGATAATTATTATCGTTTCCTTACCCAATATTCTCCAAATACTACAAGCCGTGGCTACTGGCGTGTTGGTCCGGGGAATCAGCCTTATGGAAGATTTGCCCGTGGTTTTGAAGCTAAAACCGGCAGAACTGAAATGTTCTTTGCATTGGATAAGACCTTTTTCAAAGACAATACGTCTCAAAAAAAAGTTTCTATAAAAATAATTTATCTTGATAAGGGCACCGGATCATGGTCACTTAATTATTTTGATGGCTCCGCTAAAAAAGAAGCGTATAAAGTAATATGCACCAATTCCGGGAACTGGCAAACTAAATTAGTAACGATAGACGCTGTTTTTGCTCAAAAGCTCGAACATAGTTGCGATATATCTATTAAATATTTATCAGGTGATAATACTATTTTTAATTCTATAGAAATTTTAAGATAA
- a CDS encoding porin family protein, which produces MKRILLSVVTMFAVVSIANAQGFHLGAKAGANLGKIDGTSFKDEFNLGYQLGGFAEIDFTKGFGIQPEVLFSQTNTTVTDEPLSGLKGGEKINLNYISVPVLLRLNASKLLTFHVGPQFSILTNNHKTTAGNVVDAFKGGDFAMVAGAQVNLGMLKVYGRYNIGLSDIKDVSDQGNWKSQQIQFGVGIKIL; this is translated from the coding sequence ATGAAAAGGATCTTATTATCAGTTGTAACAATGTTTGCAGTTGTATCAATTGCAAATGCACAGGGGTTTCATCTTGGCGCCAAAGCAGGCGCAAATCTTGGTAAGATAGACGGCACATCTTTTAAAGATGAGTTTAACCTGGGTTATCAACTCGGAGGATTTGCTGAAATTGATTTTACAAAGGGTTTTGGTATACAACCCGAAGTATTGTTTAGCCAGACAAACACCACTGTTACAGATGAACCTTTGAGCGGTTTAAAAGGGGGAGAAAAAATAAATCTCAATTATATAAGTGTACCTGTTCTCTTAAGACTAAATGCGAGCAAGCTGTTAACATTTCATGTAGGTCCGCAATTTAGCATACTTACCAATAATCACAAGACAACAGCAGGCAATGTTGTTGATGCATTTAAAGGTGGAGATTTTGCAATGGTTGCCGGTGCGCAGGTAAATCTTGGCATGCTTAAAGTGTATGGGCGTTATAATATTGGATTAAGTGATATAAAAGATGTAAGTGATCAAGGTAATTGGAAGAGCCAGCAAATACAATTTGGCGTAGGCATTAAAATTTTGTAA
- the lon gene encoding endopeptidase La has translation MNINGLMFGTDEDTDFLPIIPINENESEQDKNMPIPDTLPLLPLRNTVLFPGVVIPITVGRDKSIKAVNDAYKGDKLIGVVAQNDSNIEDPELKDLCTTGTVAKIVKLIKMPDGGTTIIIQGKKRFKMLSIVEEEPYFKASIQLLPMDELLAGDDFDAYTATIKDLAAQIIQLSPNMPTEASIILKNIENASFLINFVSSNLNSELTEKQTLLETDDIKLRAEKLVHLLQRELQFAELKNKVTNKTRTEIDKQQREYFLQQQMKSIKEELGGDTNEREIAQMKKKAETKKWPDAAKSMFKSGVEKLERMHPSTPDYSVVYNHLDLMLDLPWQDYTTDNYDLKRAAKILDNDHYGMKKIKERILEYLAVLKLKGDMKSPILCFVGAPGIGKTSLGKSIAHAVGRKYVRVSLGGLHDESEIRGHRKTYIGAMPGRIIQNIRKIKSSNPVMILDEIDKIGSDFRGDPSSALLEVLDPEQNNSFYDNYLELEYDLSKVLFIATANNIQNIQPALRDRLEIIDLSGYAVEEKIEIAKRHLVPKQKEAHGLDKVNFKISDKVLEKVIEQYTRESGVRELDRQLASIMRFEAKEYAVKNKIKSILTQNDVEKILGSSRYSNEIYKTANMPGVTVGLAWTYVGGDILFIETVLSDGKGDLKLTGNLGNVMKESATTAYTYLQANAKKLGVDPEFFGKKNPHIHVPEGAVPKDGPSAGVTMLTSLASAFTGRRVKPYLAMTGEITLRGQVLPVGGIKEKVLAARRAGLKEIILCAQNEKDVKEIDSNFIKGLQFHYVKTMQQVLDIALQ, from the coding sequence ATGAATATTAATGGATTAATGTTTGGAACAGATGAGGATACAGATTTTCTTCCTATAATTCCCATCAATGAAAATGAGAGTGAGCAGGATAAGAACATGCCCATTCCTGATACACTTCCATTGCTACCCTTGCGAAATACAGTTTTGTTTCCAGGTGTTGTAATCCCAATAACAGTTGGACGTGATAAAAGTATAAAAGCAGTTAATGATGCTTACAAAGGTGATAAACTGATTGGTGTTGTGGCACAAAATGATTCGAATATAGAAGACCCGGAGCTGAAAGATCTTTGTACCACAGGAACAGTGGCTAAGATCGTTAAGCTTATTAAAATGCCCGATGGGGGCACTACTATTATTATACAGGGAAAGAAGCGTTTTAAAATGCTATCCATAGTAGAAGAAGAACCATATTTTAAGGCTAGTATTCAGTTGCTGCCCATGGATGAATTACTTGCAGGGGATGACTTTGATGCGTATACTGCTACTATAAAGGATCTTGCTGCGCAGATCATTCAACTTTCACCCAATATGCCTACGGAGGCTTCTATTATTTTAAAGAATATAGAGAACGCTTCATTCCTCATAAACTTTGTAAGTAGTAATTTAAACAGTGAGTTGACAGAAAAGCAAACACTGCTTGAAACAGATGATATAAAATTGCGGGCAGAAAAATTGGTGCATCTTTTACAACGTGAATTACAATTTGCCGAATTAAAAAACAAAGTAACCAATAAAACGCGTACTGAAATTGATAAGCAGCAAAGAGAATACTTTTTGCAGCAACAGATGAAGAGTATTAAAGAAGAACTGGGTGGCGATACCAACGAGCGTGAAATAGCTCAAATGAAGAAAAAAGCCGAAACAAAAAAATGGCCAGATGCTGCAAAAAGTATGTTCAAATCCGGTGTTGAAAAACTTGAACGCATGCATCCAAGTACACCCGATTATTCTGTTGTATATAATCATTTGGACCTGATGCTTGATCTTCCATGGCAGGATTATACCACAGACAATTACGATCTTAAACGTGCCGCCAAAATATTGGATAATGATCACTATGGCATGAAAAAAATAAAAGAACGTATTCTCGAATATCTCGCAGTATTAAAACTAAAAGGAGATATGAAGAGTCCCATTCTTTGTTTTGTTGGGGCTCCTGGTATTGGTAAGACATCTCTGGGTAAAAGCATTGCACATGCAGTAGGCAGAAAATATGTGCGTGTGAGTCTTGGGGGCCTGCATGATGAAAGTGAGATACGCGGCCATCGTAAAACATACATTGGTGCAATGCCTGGCAGGATCATACAGAATATCAGAAAAATAAAATCCTCAAATCCTGTAATGATATTGGATGAAATCGATAAGATCGGCAGCGATTTTCGTGGTGACCCTTCTTCTGCTTTGTTGGAAGTCTTAGACCCGGAACAAAACAATAGCTTCTACGATAATTATCTTGAACTGGAGTATGATCTTAGCAAGGTATTGTTTATAGCAACTGCAAATAATATTCAGAATATTCAACCTGCCTTGCGCGACCGGCTTGAGATTATCGACCTAAGTGGATATGCAGTAGAAGAAAAAATTGAAATTGCAAAACGTCACCTTGTTCCCAAACAAAAAGAGGCGCATGGATTGGATAAAGTCAATTTTAAGATAAGTGATAAAGTACTGGAAAAGGTAATTGAACAATATACCAGAGAGAGTGGTGTACGTGAGTTAGACAGGCAGCTTGCCAGTATTATGCGTTTCGAAGCAAAAGAATATGCTGTAAAAAATAAGATCAAATCAATACTCACACAAAATGATGTAGAAAAAATTCTTGGTTCATCCCGTTACAGTAATGAGATATATAAAACGGCCAATATGCCTGGTGTAACAGTTGGTCTTGCATGGACATATGTTGGCGGCGACATCCTTTTTATAGAAACAGTTTTAAGTGACGGAAAAGGTGATCTTAAACTTACCGGCAATCTTGGTAATGTAATGAAAGAAAGTGCCACCACGGCTTACACTTATTTACAGGCAAACGCAAAAAAGTTGGGCGTTGATCCTGAGTTTTTTGGTAAAAAAAATCCACACATTCATGTGCCGGAGGGCGCTGTTCCAAAAGATGGGCCAAGTGCAGGTGTTACTATGCTTACATCACTTGCCTCTGCATTTACAGGCAGGAGAGTTAAACCATACCTGGCAATGACAGGAGAAATTACTTTGCGCGGACAAGTACTGCCGGTGGGGGGTATTAAAGAAAAAGTACTCGCAGCAAGGCGGGCGGGCCTCAAGGAAATTATTCTCTGCGCACAAAACGAAAAAGATGTAAAAGAAATCGACAGCAATTTTATAAAAGGCCTGCAGTTTCACTATGTAAAAACAATGCAGCAGGTACTCGATATTGCTCTACAATAA
- a CDS encoding MBOAT family O-acyltransferase, whose protein sequence is MYFLPIYILILGFTIVVDYFAGIYIAKSEGRKRKLWLICSLVANIGVLAFFKYYNFLNYNIASLLGDFGYKDPIPHLDILLPVGLSFHTFQAMSYTIEVYRGHQKPEKHFGIYALYVMFYPQLVAGPIERPQNILHQFYEKKYFDYDRVVSGLKLMLWGFIKKLVVADRLSIYVDAVYNNAQHHSGISMAIATIFFGFQIYCDFSGYSDIAIGAAKVMGYDLMTNFRRPMFISKSVGELWQRWHISLTTWFRDYLYFPLGGNRGGALKSTRNVLIVFALSGLWHGANWTFVIWGLLNGLLISVERLINPFLRKIHKLLGFTANFFRSIGVFVFVTLTAVWFRSLTVEQGWYITKSILTMKHGGIFKGEPPTNFAYYLFAVFFLVIVEHIQEYYPNFKIMGNSNVVVRYTGYVLLLTILLMVGVFNGGQFIYFQF, encoded by the coding sequence ATGTACTTCTTGCCCATTTACATTCTGATACTGGGTTTTACAATTGTGGTTGATTATTTTGCAGGTATCTATATTGCCAAAAGCGAGGGCCGGAAAAGAAAATTATGGCTTATTTGCAGTTTAGTTGCCAATATTGGAGTGCTGGCATTTTTCAAATATTATAACTTCCTCAATTATAATATCGCATCTTTATTAGGTGACTTTGGGTATAAAGATCCAATCCCTCACCTTGATATATTACTCCCTGTAGGTCTTTCATTCCACACTTTTCAGGCCATGAGTTATACCATTGAAGTTTATCGTGGTCATCAAAAACCTGAAAAACATTTTGGTATTTATGCATTGTATGTGATGTTTTATCCACAGTTGGTAGCAGGTCCAATTGAACGTCCGCAAAATATATTGCACCAGTTTTATGAGAAAAAATATTTTGATTACGACAGGGTTGTAAGTGGTTTAAAATTGATGTTATGGGGCTTTATTAAAAAGCTGGTGGTAGCAGACCGACTTTCTATATATGTAGATGCAGTTTATAACAATGCCCAGCATCATAGCGGTATAAGCATGGCAATAGCCACAATCTTTTTCGGTTTTCAGATATACTGTGATTTTTCCGGTTATTCCGATATAGCTATTGGCGCAGCAAAAGTAATGGGCTATGATCTGATGACCAATTTCAGAAGGCCGATGTTCATTTCAAAAAGTGTAGGTGAATTGTGGCAGCGTTGGCACATATCTCTTACAACATGGTTCAGGGATTACCTTTATTTTCCTTTAGGTGGTAACAGGGGAGGAGCATTAAAAAGCACAAGAAATGTACTTATTGTATTTGCGTTAAGTGGTTTGTGGCATGGAGCTAACTGGACATTTGTAATATGGGGTCTCCTAAATGGATTACTCATTTCCGTAGAAAGGCTTATTAATCCATTCCTGCGTAAAATTCATAAACTGCTTGGGTTTACAGCTAACTTTTTTAGAAGCATTGGGGTATTTGTATTTGTAACGCTCACTGCAGTTTGGTTTAGGTCGTTGACAGTAGAGCAGGGTTGGTATATTACCAAGTCAATACTTACCATGAAACATGGCGGAATTTTCAAAGGGGAGCCACCAACTAATTTTGCATACTACCTGTTCGCTGTTTTTTTTCTTGTTATAGTGGAACATATACAGGAATACTATCCAAACTTTAAAATTATGGGTAATAGTAATGTTGTGGTAAGGTATACGGGTTATGTTTTGCTGCTTACAATTTTACTGATGGTGGGTGTATTTAATGGTGGTCAATTTATTTATTTCCAATTTTAA